In Burkholderia contaminans, the following proteins share a genomic window:
- a CDS encoding VirB3 family type IV secretion system protein, translating into MSPRESIAAGFEVPLHRSLAEPILLGGAPRTVAIATGTLAAAVGLGLQLWIPGAVLWIAGHALAVWGARVDPQFMQVFARHIKYKPLLDV; encoded by the coding sequence ATGAGCCCGCGCGAGAGCATCGCGGCAGGCTTCGAGGTGCCGCTGCACCGCTCGCTGGCCGAGCCTATCCTGCTCGGCGGCGCGCCACGCACCGTGGCCATCGCCACGGGCACGCTGGCCGCTGCCGTGGGGCTGGGCCTGCAGCTGTGGATTCCGGGTGCCGTGCTGTGGATCGCCGGCCATGCGCTGGCGGTCTGGGGTGCTCGCGTCGATCCGCAGTTCATGCAGGTCTTTGCGCGGCACATCAAGTACAAGCCGCTGCTGGACGTGTGA
- a CDS encoding TrbC/VirB2 family protein has protein sequence MTHATTCRFSANPLSKFSGHGLARPAMQGLMLAALLLLLAGTAQAAGSSMPWEGPLQAILESIQGPVAKIIAVIIIISTGLALAFGDMSGGFRKLIQIVFGLSIAFAASSFFLSFFSFSGGAVV, from the coding sequence ATGACACACGCTACTACTTGCCGTTTTTCCGCAAATCCGCTTTCCAAATTTTCGGGGCATGGTTTGGCGCGCCCTGCCATGCAGGGGCTGATGCTGGCCGCGCTGTTGCTGCTTCTAGCCGGCACCGCGCAGGCTGCGGGCTCCAGCATGCCCTGGGAAGGGCCGCTGCAAGCCATCCTGGAATCCATCCAGGGGCCTGTGGCCAAGATCATCGCGGTGATCATCATCATCTCGACCGGCCTGGCGCTCGCGTTTGGCGACATGTCGGGCGGGTTTCGCAAGCTGATCCAGATCGTCTTCGGCCTGTCCATCGCTTTCGCGGCGTCCTCGTTCTTCCTGTCGTTCTTCAGCTTCTCGGGCGGGGCGGTCGTATGA
- the trbB gene encoding P-type conjugative transfer ATPase TrbB, translating to MSGVPPSPMATSLDRRIRMLRTAMGPVIAAALDDPDVVEIMLNPDRTLWIDRLSSGRAPLGVELSEADGERIIRLVAAHVGAEVHRGQPLLTAELPETGERFEGILPPAAPAPAFALRKRAVGVIPLARYVTDGMMTADQAEFLVEVVRERQNILIAGGTSTGKTTLANALLAEIAATGDRVLVLEDTVELQCAARDHVPLRTRQGVVSMQELVRSSMRLRPDRVVVGEVRGGEALDLIKVWGTGHPGGIATIHAGSALGALLRLEQLILEVAVHPPRALIAEAVNVVIHIAGRGRKRRIDSIARVIGFDASSYQLDDALPPPLSSVSVPSSTQPGELP from the coding sequence ATGAGTGGCGTTCCCCCATCGCCCATGGCCACGTCGCTGGACCGCCGCATTCGCATGCTGCGCACGGCCATGGGGCCGGTCATCGCCGCAGCGCTGGATGACCCGGACGTGGTGGAAATCATGCTTAACCCCGACCGTACCCTCTGGATTGACCGGCTGTCATCGGGCCGCGCGCCGCTGGGCGTGGAGCTGTCCGAAGCGGATGGTGAACGCATCATCCGGTTGGTGGCGGCCCACGTCGGCGCGGAGGTGCATCGCGGCCAGCCGCTGCTGACGGCAGAGCTGCCAGAAACCGGCGAGCGCTTCGAGGGCATCCTGCCACCCGCTGCACCTGCACCGGCCTTTGCACTGCGCAAGCGTGCCGTGGGCGTGATTCCACTGGCTCGCTATGTCACCGACGGAATGATGACCGCCGACCAGGCGGAGTTTCTGGTGGAGGTCGTGCGTGAGCGGCAGAACATCCTTATCGCCGGCGGCACCAGCACCGGCAAGACGACGCTCGCCAATGCGCTGCTCGCAGAGATCGCTGCCACGGGCGACCGCGTGCTTGTGCTCGAAGACACCGTAGAGCTGCAATGTGCGGCCCGTGACCATGTGCCGTTGCGCACGCGCCAGGGCGTGGTGTCCATGCAGGAGCTGGTGCGTTCCTCCATGCGCCTGCGCCCGGACCGTGTCGTCGTGGGCGAGGTGCGCGGCGGTGAGGCGCTGGATCTCATCAAGGTCTGGGGCACGGGCCACCCTGGTGGCATCGCCACCATCCATGCGGGCTCCGCGCTGGGTGCGCTGCTGCGTCTGGAGCAATTGATTCTCGAAGTGGCGGTCCATCCACCCCGCGCGCTGATCGCCGAGGCCGTCAATGTCGTGATCCACATCGCCGGGCGAGGGCGCAAGCGCCGCATCGACAGCATCGCCCGCGTGATCGGCTTCGATGCCTCCAGCTACCAGCTCGACGATGCCCTGCCGCCACCACTTTCCTCCGTTTCCGTCCCTTCCTCAACCCAACCTGGAGAACTTCCATGA
- a CDS encoding ribbon-helix-helix protein, CopG family: MSQHRLNLFIQPEHARRLDELAAKKGVSKSSIVAAALASWLSPDAADQREAAIAKRLDRLARQFERLDRDQNIEIETLALFIRYFLTVSTPVPEAHQDAARAQGKARFEQFVEQLGRHLLRGRSLVRDVVEELQPDGARMDDAAAVAEAQERSR; this comes from the coding sequence ATGAGCCAGCACCGCCTCAATCTCTTCATCCAGCCCGAGCACGCCAGGCGTCTTGATGAACTGGCCGCTAAGAAGGGCGTCTCCAAGTCGTCCATCGTCGCTGCCGCATTAGCGTCCTGGCTATCGCCCGATGCGGCCGACCAGCGCGAGGCGGCGATTGCCAAGCGGCTCGACCGGCTGGCGCGCCAGTTCGAGCGGTTGGACCGCGATCAGAACATTGAGATCGAGACGCTGGCGCTGTTCATCCGCTACTTCCTGACCGTCAGCACGCCGGTGCCCGAAGCGCATCAGGACGCGGCCCGCGCCCAGGGCAAGGCGCGTTTCGAGCAGTTTGTCGAACAACTCGGCCGCCACCTGCTGCGTGGGCGCAGCCTGGTGCGCGACGTGGTGGAGGAACTGCAGCCCGATGGTGCGCGAATGGATGACGCGGCGGCAGTCGCCGAAGCACAGGAGCGATCCCGATGA
- a CDS encoding conjugal transfer protein TraG, producing MQGTNVLFGQIAVVFGIVIAGVWGATQWTAAALGYQLRLGSPWFDFLNTPVYYPWRLFEWWFFFDAYAPRVFDIGGAIAGGSGLVAVMVAIGMSIWRSRQSKLVTTYGSARWANAEDVRKAGLDKAAGVFLGLHQRQYLRHEGPEHILTFAPTRSGKGVGLVVPTLLSWPASAVIHDIKGENWSITAGWRSRFSHCLLFNPTDAKSAAYNPLLEVRRGAHEVRDVQNIADILVDPEGALERRNHWEKTSHALLVGAILHVLYAGEDKTLRGVANFLSDPACPFELTLHRMMTTKHLGDAAHPVVASAAREVLNKSDNERSGVLSTAMSFLGLYRDPTVAEVTSRCDWRIADLIAAEHPVSLYLVVPPSDISRTKPLIRLILNQIGRRLTESLDGSDGIARRHKLLLMLDEFPALGRLDFFETALAFMAGYGIRSFLIAQSLNQIDKAYGQNHSILDNCHVRVTFATNDERTAKRISETLGTATELRAQRNYAGHRLAPWLGHLMVSRQETARPLLTPGEVMQLPPDEAVVMVSSMAPIKGRKLRYYTDSNFKRRVLPPPVLANGRYSDAPPARADDWSGLVIPAVPVAPAIEAVDGIGSADDGGPRRQPELSEAVEYDPELAAPAADLALLDDDEVPLPLPRQFDPALQRTARLASLDPDDGIDL from the coding sequence ATGCAAGGGACGAACGTGCTGTTCGGCCAGATCGCTGTCGTGTTCGGCATCGTGATCGCTGGCGTGTGGGGCGCCACACAATGGACCGCTGCCGCCTTGGGCTACCAACTGCGCCTGGGCTCGCCCTGGTTCGATTTTCTGAACACGCCGGTCTATTACCCCTGGCGGCTGTTCGAGTGGTGGTTTTTCTTCGACGCCTATGCGCCGCGCGTCTTCGACATCGGCGGTGCGATCGCGGGCGGCAGTGGCCTAGTGGCCGTGATGGTTGCCATCGGCATGTCGATCTGGCGCTCGCGACAGTCGAAGCTGGTCACGACTTACGGCTCGGCCCGCTGGGCAAACGCTGAGGACGTCCGCAAGGCTGGCCTCGACAAAGCTGCCGGCGTTTTCCTCGGTCTGCATCAACGCCAGTACCTGCGCCACGAAGGGCCGGAGCACATCCTGACGTTCGCACCGACGCGTTCGGGCAAGGGCGTGGGGCTGGTGGTTCCCACCTTGCTCTCCTGGCCGGCGTCGGCCGTCATCCACGACATCAAGGGCGAGAACTGGTCCATCACCGCCGGCTGGCGTTCGCGCTTCTCTCACTGCCTGCTTTTCAACCCCACCGATGCCAAGTCCGCAGCCTATAACCCGCTGCTGGAAGTCCGACGGGGCGCGCATGAAGTCCGCGACGTGCAGAACATCGCGGACATCCTGGTTGATCCCGAAGGCGCGCTTGAGCGGCGCAACCATTGGGAGAAGACTTCCCATGCTCTGCTGGTCGGCGCCATCCTGCACGTGCTGTATGCGGGCGAGGACAAGACGCTGCGCGGCGTCGCCAATTTCCTCAGCGACCCCGCGTGCCCCTTCGAGCTGACGCTGCACCGGATGATGACGACGAAGCATCTGGGCGATGCCGCGCATCCCGTCGTCGCCTCGGCGGCGCGCGAAGTGCTCAACAAGAGCGACAACGAGCGCTCCGGTGTTCTCTCCACCGCCATGTCATTCCTCGGCCTGTACCGCGATCCCACCGTGGCCGAAGTCACATCGCGCTGCGACTGGCGCATCGCCGACCTGATCGCAGCAGAGCACCCGGTATCGCTGTACCTGGTGGTACCGCCGTCGGACATCAGCCGCACCAAACCGCTGATCCGCTTGATCCTCAACCAGATCGGGCGGCGCCTGACTGAATCGCTGGATGGTTCGGATGGGATCGCGCGCCGACACAAGCTGTTGTTGATGCTCGACGAGTTTCCGGCGCTGGGCCGGCTCGACTTCTTCGAAACGGCCTTGGCCTTCATGGCGGGCTACGGCATCCGCAGCTTCCTGATTGCGCAGTCGCTCAACCAGATCGACAAGGCCTACGGCCAGAACCATTCGATCCTAGACAACTGCCATGTGCGAGTGACCTTTGCCACCAATGACGAGCGCACCGCCAAGCGCATTTCTGAAACCCTTGGCACCGCGACCGAACTGCGTGCACAGCGCAACTACGCCGGCCATCGGCTGGCTCCGTGGCTGGGCCACCTGATGGTGTCACGCCAGGAAACGGCGCGCCCGCTGCTGACGCCCGGTGAGGTGATGCAGCTCCCGCCCGATGAAGCCGTGGTGATGGTGTCCAGCATGGCGCCGATCAAGGGCAGGAAGCTGCGCTACTACACGGACAGCAATTTCAAGCGGCGCGTTCTGCCGCCGCCTGTGCTAGCGAATGGCCGCTATTCCGACGCGCCTCCGGCACGCGCTGATGACTGGAGCGGCCTGGTGATTCCGGCCGTTCCGGTGGCACCGGCCATCGAAGCCGTCGATGGCATCGGTAGCGCCGACGACGGTGGCCCGCGCCGCCAGCCCGAACTGTCTGAAGCCGTTGAGTATGACCCCGAGCTGGCTGCACCCGCTGCAGACCTCGCGCTGCTCGATGACGACGAAGTGCCGCTTCCACTTCCCCGCCAGTTCGATCCGGCCCTGCAGCGCACGGCTCGGCTGGCATCCCTCGACCCTGACGACGGAATCGATCTATGA
- a CDS encoding EexN family lipoprotein yields MNRIAVPLIAMTLTACGQSKLTDTVDELIANPARLKEVQRLCKEDRAKAGEELCRRAAEAVNLRFFGDRPEQKSP; encoded by the coding sequence ATGAACAGGATCGCTGTGCCCCTCATCGCCATGACTTTGACGGCCTGCGGCCAGTCCAAACTCACCGACACCGTGGACGAACTGATAGCGAATCCCGCGCGCCTCAAGGAGGTCCAGCGCCTGTGCAAGGAAGACCGCGCGAAGGCCGGCGAAGAACTCTGCCGCCGCGCCGCCGAGGCCGTCAACCTGCGTTTCTTCGGTGATCGGCCGGAGCAGAAATCCCCGTAG
- a CDS encoding LysR family transcriptional regulator — translation MDLRHLRCFLAVAEELHFARAAERLHIDQSPLSRTIKELEEELGACLFVRTTRSTQLTRAGRVFLEHVSRIFSALDQARDSVRSAANGFHGQLRIALSDGITPSRLPALLARCREEDPEIEIRLFEVSLVQQLKGLHDDLYDVGFSMAEEVGDGIVVRRAWEDELVVAVPARHPVLAHKQVPLEEVLRYPLALCDPAICEGHARQVDRVLHRYEQSPLIAQRVASYEVMMTLVSAGLALGLVGATHIASGRGPGVVARRLAGKPQMLTTYLLHRDLEPSPMLARFIERVAVLDSGDGDNVVDGS, via the coding sequence GTGGATCTTCGACATCTACGCTGTTTCTTGGCAGTGGCCGAAGAACTCCACTTCGCTCGCGCCGCCGAGCGGCTGCATATCGACCAGTCACCGCTATCGCGCACCATCAAGGAGTTAGAGGAAGAACTCGGTGCTTGTCTGTTTGTGCGTACCACCCGCAGCACGCAATTAACTCGCGCAGGACGGGTGTTCCTAGAGCATGTTTCGCGCATCTTTTCCGCGCTGGACCAAGCCCGCGATAGCGTCAGATCAGCAGCCAACGGTTTTCATGGGCAGTTGCGTATCGCACTGTCCGACGGCATCACGCCGTCGCGCTTGCCAGCTCTGCTGGCTCGCTGCCGCGAGGAAGATCCTGAGATAGAGATTCGGCTGTTCGAGGTGTCACTAGTCCAGCAACTCAAGGGCTTGCATGACGACCTGTATGACGTCGGCTTCTCAATGGCCGAAGAGGTGGGTGACGGCATAGTGGTCAGGCGTGCGTGGGAAGACGAGCTGGTGGTGGCGGTTCCCGCGCGCCATCCCGTGCTGGCCCACAAGCAAGTTCCGCTGGAGGAAGTGCTGCGCTATCCGTTGGCGCTGTGCGATCCGGCGATATGCGAAGGCCATGCGCGGCAAGTTGATCGCGTTCTGCACCGATACGAGCAAAGTCCACTTATCGCGCAGCGCGTAGCCTCCTATGAGGTGATGATGACCCTCGTCTCCGCCGGGCTAGCACTCGGGTTGGTAGGTGCTACGCACATTGCATCCGGCCGTGGGCCAGGCGTCGTGGCCCGGCGCTTGGCGGGCAAGCCGCAGATGCTGACCACCTACCTGTTGCACCGTGACTTGGAGCCTTCTCCCATGCTGGCCCGGTTTATCGAACGGGTCGCAGTTCTCGATTCCGGTGACGGCGATAACGTCGTTGATGGCTCGTAA
- the gabD gene encoding NADP-dependent succinate-semialdehyde dehydrogenase has protein sequence MIDSHLFKQHAYINGEWLSALGGDTQSIFNPATGQLIGTVPMMGRQEARRAIAAANQALPAWRSLPAKERSARLRAWFELMLEHREELACLMTIEQGKPVAEARNEILYAASFVEWFAEEGKRVYGDVIPSPQADKRLLVIKQPIGVTAAITPWNFPSAMITRKAAPALAAGCTMVLKPAPQTPFSALALAALAQQADIPAGVFNVVTGSAEEIGGEFTSNPTVRKLTFTGSTQIGRLLMAQCANDVKKMSLELGGNAPFIVFEDADLDKAAEGALIAKYRNNGQTCVCTNRIYVHDSVYDDFVLRLKSAVDGLKVGNGLESGITIGPLINDAAVEKVKSHISDALSKGAKILTGGKPHSLGGYFFEPTILTDVTQDALVAKEETFGPLAPIFRFHDESEAVGFANDTEYGLAAYFYTKNLSRAFRVAEALEYGMVGINSGAISNEVAPFGGIKSSGLGREGSKYGIEEYLEIKYINIEL, from the coding sequence GTGATTGATTCCCATCTGTTCAAGCAGCATGCCTACATAAACGGCGAATGGCTGTCCGCCCTCGGTGGCGACACGCAATCCATTTTCAATCCGGCCACTGGGCAACTGATCGGCACGGTGCCGATGATGGGACGTCAGGAGGCCAGGCGAGCCATAGCTGCCGCCAACCAGGCCCTGCCTGCCTGGCGTTCCCTGCCGGCCAAGGAGCGTTCGGCCAGGCTGCGGGCGTGGTTCGAACTCATGCTGGAGCACCGGGAGGAACTGGCGTGTCTGATGACCATTGAGCAAGGCAAGCCGGTTGCCGAGGCTCGCAATGAGATCCTGTACGCGGCATCCTTCGTCGAATGGTTTGCCGAGGAGGGAAAACGGGTGTATGGAGACGTGATCCCCAGCCCCCAGGCCGACAAGCGCTTGCTGGTGATCAAGCAGCCGATCGGCGTCACCGCAGCCATCACGCCCTGGAATTTTCCTTCGGCCATGATCACCCGCAAGGCGGCGCCGGCGTTGGCCGCAGGCTGCACCATGGTGCTCAAGCCGGCGCCGCAAACGCCTTTTTCCGCCCTAGCGTTGGCAGCACTGGCGCAGCAAGCAGACATCCCTGCCGGCGTATTCAATGTCGTGACCGGCTCGGCGGAAGAGATCGGAGGCGAATTTACCAGCAACCCGACTGTGCGGAAGTTGACATTTACGGGTTCTACCCAAATTGGCCGCTTGCTAATGGCTCAATGTGCCAACGATGTAAAGAAGATGTCCTTGGAACTGGGTGGCAACGCGCCCTTCATCGTCTTTGAGGATGCTGATTTGGACAAGGCGGCCGAAGGTGCACTGATCGCGAAATACCGCAACAATGGTCAAACTTGCGTATGCACTAATCGAATTTATGTTCATGATAGTGTTTACGATGATTTTGTTCTCAGATTAAAGAGTGCTGTTGATGGGCTTAAAGTTGGCAATGGTTTGGAGAGTGGTATAACCATTGGCCCATTAATTAATGACGCTGCAGTCGAGAAAGTGAAATCCCATATCTCTGATGCATTGAGTAAGGGAGCGAAAATTTTGACTGGCGGTAAGCCTCATTCTCTTGGAGGATATTTTTTTGAGCCCACTATACTGACAGATGTTACCCAAGATGCCTTGGTTGCTAAAGAAGAAACATTTGGACCGCTAGCTCCCATCTTCCGGTTTCATGATGAAAGCGAAGCTGTTGGATTTGCAAATGATACAGAATATGGGTTGGCGGCATATTTCTATACAAAGAATTTAAGCCGAGCTTTCCGTGTTGCTGAAGCGCTGGAATATGGAATGGTTGGAATAAACTCCGGGGCAATTTCTAACGAGGTAGCGCCATTCGGGGGCATTAAATCCTCTGGATTGGGGCGCGAAGGATCAAAATATGGAATAGAAGAATATTTGGAAATTAAATATATTAATATTGAATTGTAG